In Carassius gibelio isolate Cgi1373 ecotype wild population from Czech Republic chromosome B19, carGib1.2-hapl.c, whole genome shotgun sequence, one DNA window encodes the following:
- the LOC127978588 gene encoding E3 ubiquitin-protein ligase TRIM39-like — MAESIEETKRKSIDSIHPVMSSSSGPLTEELQCSICLDVFTDPVSTPCGHNFCKTCLNKCWDNSQTCSCPYCKYTFKQRPDLKINTTLREIVDHYKQKSPEDKTEVLCDFCEERKLKALKSCLVCQSSYCETHLQPHLRVAGLKKHKLMDPVRNLEDYICQKHERPLELFCRDDQTSVCSMCTATDHKNHNTVPLEEESQEKKTQLMKTQKDVQQMIQDRIQKIQDIKHSAEARKRNTEKEKAACAELFTDFIRSIERCQTELLEMMEEQQKSAEKQEQELIKDLEQEISELKMRNTELEQLSHTEDHLHLLQISSALRSLKNTRNWPEISVKTHENLKTLRRALTQLQETLDEKLTQTVSTELKWMQQYAVDVTLDPDTAHPRLILSDDGKQVKDGNVYQKILDKPERFDTCVNVLGKQGLSSGRFYFEVQVKEKTEWDLGVVSESINRKGKITASPKTGFWTVVLRYGNEYKAGAGPYVPLSLRVKPQRIGVFVDYEEGLISFYDVESSFHIYSFTGQSFTGKLYPYFSPSLNYKGNNSSPLIITPVNYYK, encoded by the exons ATGGCAGAATCAATTGAAGAAACAAAGAGAAAGAGTATAGACTCTATACATCCAG TCATGTCATCCTCCAGTGGTCCACTGACTGAGGAGCTTCAGTGCTCTATATGTCTGGATGTGTTCACTGATCCAGTCAGCACTCCATGTGGACACAACTTCTGCAAGACCTGTCTGAATAAGTGCTGGGACAACAGTCAGACCTGCAGCTGTCCATACTGTAAATATACATTCAAGCAAAGACCTGATCTCAAGATTAATACCACACTCAGAGAGATCGTAGATCACTATAAACAGAAAAGTCCTGAGGATAAAACCGAAGTTCTGTGTGATTTCTGTGAGGAAAGAAAGCTGAAAGCCCTGAAGTCATGTCTGGTGTGTCAGAGCTCTTACTGTGAAACTCACCTGCAGCCTCATTTAAGAGTGGCAGGTTTaaagaaacacaaactgatggaTCCTGTGAGAAACCTGGAGGACTATATATGTCAGAAACATGAGAGACCTCTGGAGCTGTTCTGCAGAGATGATCAGACGAGTGTGTGTTCAATGTGCACTGCGACAGACCACAAGAACCACAACACTGTTCCTCTAGAAGAAGAGAGTCAAGAGAAGAAG ACTCAACTGATGAAGACACAGAAAGATGTGCAGCAGATGATCCAGGACAGAATTCAGAAGATTCAAGACATCAAACACTCAGCAGAAGCcagaaaa AGAAATACAGAGAAGGAGAAAGCAGCTTGTGCTGAGCTCTTTACTGATttcatccgctccattgagagatgTCAGACTGAACTACTGGAGATGATGGAGGAGCAGCAGAAATcagcagagaaacaggagcaAGAGCTCATTAAAGATCTGGAGCAGGAGATCAGTGAGCTAAAGATGAGAaacactgagctggagcagctctcACACACTGAAGATCACCTCCACCTCCTACAG ATTTCCTCAGCCCTGCGCAGTCTTAAAAACACCAGGAACTGGCCTGAGATCAGTGTGAAGACTCATGAGAATCTGAAGACTCTGAGGAGAGCTCTGACTCAACTGCAGGAAACTCTAGATGAGAAACTGACGCAAACTG TTTCCACAGAGCTGAAGTGGATGCAACAGTACGCAG TGGATGTGACTCTGGATCCTGATACAGCTCATCCTAGACTCATCCTGTCTGATGATGGAAAACAAGTGAAAGACGGAAACGTTTATCAAAAAATCCTAGACAAACCGGAAAGATTTGATACATGCGTAAATGTCCTGGGAAAGCAGGGATTATCCTCAGGgagattttattttgaggtgCAGGTGAAGGAAAAGACTGAATGGGATTTAGGAGTGGTCAGTGAATCCATTAACAGGAAGGGAAAGATCACTGCTAGTCCGAAAACTGGATTCTGGACTGTGGTTCTGAGGTATGGGAATGAATATAAGGCTGGTGCTGGTCCTTATGTCCCTCTGTCTCTAAGAGTGAAGCCACAGCGGATCggtgtgtttgtggattatgaGGAGGGTCTGATCTCATTTTATGATGTGGAGTCCAGCTTTCATATATACTCTTTCACTGGTCAGTCTTTCACTGGAAAACTCTATCCATATTTTAGCCCCTCCTTAAACTACAAGGGTAATAACTCAAGCCCACTGATCATCACTCCTGTCAATTACTATAAATGA